A region of Bacillus cabrialesii DNA encodes the following proteins:
- a CDS encoding GntR family transcriptional regulator: MDNQFQSSKPIYLQIADQIFYRLVRKELLPGDKLPSVREMAIQTKVNPNTIQRTYSEMERLGIVETRRGQGTFIAEKAEIVDELKDRLTREVMEGFVKQMKELGLTKEEMVEGIKTFTEGG, translated from the coding sequence ATGGACAATCAATTCCAATCCTCGAAACCGATTTATCTTCAGATCGCTGATCAGATCTTTTATCGGCTGGTCAGGAAGGAGCTGCTTCCAGGAGACAAGCTTCCTTCAGTAAGAGAAATGGCGATCCAAACCAAGGTAAATCCCAATACGATTCAAAGAACATACAGTGAGATGGAAAGGCTGGGTATTGTGGAAACAAGAAGAGGTCAAGGAACGTTTATTGCCGAGAAAGCAGAAATCGTAGATGAGCTGAAGGACAGGCTGACACGAGAAGTGATGGAAGGCTTTGTGAAACAAATGAAAGAGCTGGGGCTAACGAAAGAGGAAATGGTGGAAGGGATTAAAACGTTCACTGAGGGAGGTTAA
- a CDS encoding GGDEF domain-containing protein: MLKELFVNLTILITFNYLFTHLFKERLVHKKDSISFQAVKGLACGLLGVILMVFGFIHQHSIIDLRNIPIMIAALYGGWVSTAMALVMIAAGRLLITMNTSAIYSVIIICFAAIPSLIVSGRKKVQLKHAFYLLIITNSLISISFYFFINLHSYQLHLYFWIISIAGGMLSLYIIEHETNAHLLFKQYKFQAHFDFLTGIYNRRKFEEITQALYQQAANTSHFQFALIYMDIDHFKTINDQYGHHEGDQVLKELGSRLRQSIRNTDPAARIGGEEFAVLLPNCTLDKAIQIAERIRRTVSDAPIRLTNGEELSVTISLGAAHYPNNKEHPESLPILADQMLYKAKATGRNKVCFSEKKE; encoded by the coding sequence TTGCTGAAAGAACTGTTTGTAAACTTGACCATTTTAATCACATTTAATTATCTCTTCACCCACCTGTTTAAAGAAAGGTTAGTACATAAAAAAGACAGCATCTCCTTCCAAGCTGTTAAAGGACTGGCCTGCGGTTTACTCGGGGTTATTCTGATGGTTTTTGGATTTATTCACCAGCATTCAATCATTGATCTTCGAAATATCCCTATTATGATTGCCGCTCTTTATGGGGGCTGGGTTTCAACGGCAATGGCCTTGGTGATGATCGCTGCAGGCCGATTGCTGATCACGATGAACACATCTGCAATATACTCGGTTATAATCATTTGTTTCGCTGCCATCCCGTCACTCATTGTTTCCGGAAGAAAAAAAGTTCAATTAAAACACGCTTTCTATCTTTTAATCATTACAAATAGTCTGATCTCCATTTCCTTTTATTTTTTTATAAATTTACATTCATATCAACTTCACTTATATTTTTGGATTATCTCAATAGCTGGCGGCATGCTCAGTTTATATATTATTGAGCATGAAACAAATGCACATCTTCTTTTTAAACAATACAAGTTTCAGGCGCACTTTGACTTTTTAACTGGCATTTATAACCGAAGAAAATTTGAAGAAATCACACAAGCTCTTTATCAACAGGCAGCTAATACCTCGCATTTTCAATTCGCACTGATTTATATGGATATCGACCATTTTAAAACCATCAATGACCAATACGGCCATCATGAAGGAGATCAGGTGCTGAAAGAGCTGGGGTCACGTCTGAGGCAGAGCATCCGAAATACTGATCCTGCCGCACGAATTGGCGGTGAAGAATTTGCCGTGCTCCTGCCGAACTGTACGCTTGATAAAGCAATCCAGATAGCGGAACGGATCAGACGCACTGTCAGTGACGCTCCAATTAGATTAACAAACGGAGAAGAGCTGTCTGTTACGATATCACTGGGGGCCGCTCATTATCCCAATAATAAGGAACATCCAGAATCTTTGCCGATTCTTGCCGATCAAATGCTGTACAAAGCGAAAGCAACGGGGCGGAACAAAGTATGTTTTTCAGAAAAAAAAGAATGA
- a CDS encoding MetQ/NlpA family ABC transporter substrate-binding protein produces the protein MKKWLICSFVLVFLVSFTACSPSAEHETIKIGIAESDEAIWNYIAKKAEEAGLDIQLIPFSDYAESDIALANKEIDANAFQTISYFQSFTQKYKRKLAPLGTTYITPMGIYSKRYDRIQDIPRGAVVSVPDAVFDFGRALTVLQEAGLLTLKNGFNGTGSVDMIKDNPRHLKLKAVPQQDAVSGADVFVMKPSEAKKAGLNPKEHTIKSGGHMCKEEMNLIVVRAEDQDREALRTILELYQADDTAAFIEKEYQGDLVPAFLPMKRLSDWKNEF, from the coding sequence ATGAAAAAGTGGCTTATATGCAGTTTTGTTCTTGTTTTTCTCGTTTCATTTACTGCGTGCTCACCGTCAGCAGAACATGAAACGATAAAAATCGGAATTGCTGAGTCTGACGAGGCAATATGGAACTATATTGCTAAAAAGGCTGAAGAGGCGGGGCTGGATATTCAGCTGATTCCTTTTTCTGATTATGCGGAGTCTGATATCGCGCTTGCCAACAAAGAAATTGATGCCAACGCCTTTCAAACCATTTCATATTTTCAGTCGTTCACTCAAAAATATAAACGTAAGCTGGCGCCGCTCGGTACGACATACATAACGCCTATGGGCATTTATTCAAAACGATATGACCGAATCCAAGATATACCGCGCGGAGCTGTCGTTTCTGTTCCGGATGCCGTGTTCGATTTTGGCAGGGCGCTTACGGTGCTTCAGGAGGCGGGTTTGCTAACGTTGAAAAACGGATTTAACGGAACAGGTTCAGTCGATATGATTAAAGATAATCCGAGACACCTCAAATTGAAAGCAGTCCCGCAACAGGACGCAGTGAGCGGCGCCGACGTGTTTGTCATGAAACCGTCTGAAGCAAAAAAAGCGGGACTTAACCCGAAAGAACATACTATAAAGAGCGGCGGGCACATGTGTAAGGAAGAAATGAATTTGATTGTGGTCAGAGCGGAGGATCAAGATCGGGAAGCGCTGCGAACCATTCTTGAGCTCTACCAAGCTGATGATACAGCGGCATTTATAGAAAAAGAGTATCAGGGGGATCTTGTCCCGGCTTTTCTGCCTATGAAACGTCTTTCAGATTGGAAGAATGAATTCTAA
- a CDS encoding ABC transporter permease, protein MLNLIYNEWIKIFSRAGTWVMIGILGLTMVGYAFLANHFSSDESNPHWKQELQAENAELKKEMKDNSSLKGEYEEKITLNNYRIEHNIPDDTGYTVWSYVTDSAGFTILTGLFTIIIAAGIVANEFNWGTIKLLMIRPLNRFQILLSKYITVLLFGFLLLFILFMGSTLLGMIFFGTGGDTAANVHLIYKDGHVFEQNMMGYLAKTYLSESVAALMIATMAFMLSAVFRNSSLAVGFSIFLLVTGMTATAFIAAKFDWAKYILFANVNLMQYVEGTPLVEGMTMTFSIVMLVVYFIIFLLLAFGIFMKRDIAN, encoded by the coding sequence ATGCTTAATTTGATTTATAATGAATGGATCAAAATTTTCAGCCGTGCCGGAACATGGGTGATGATCGGGATTCTTGGATTAACAATGGTTGGATATGCATTTCTGGCGAATCATTTTTCTAGTGATGAATCGAATCCCCATTGGAAACAAGAACTCCAAGCTGAAAACGCCGAGTTGAAGAAAGAAATGAAAGATAATTCTTCACTGAAAGGTGAATATGAAGAAAAAATCACACTTAACAACTATCGCATAGAGCATAACATCCCAGATGACACGGGCTATACTGTATGGTCTTATGTAACGGATTCAGCAGGTTTTACAATCCTTACTGGACTGTTTACCATTATTATCGCAGCCGGAATTGTCGCGAACGAATTTAATTGGGGAACCATTAAGCTGTTAATGATCCGCCCGCTCAACCGTTTTCAGATTTTGTTATCCAAATACATAACAGTTCTCTTGTTTGGATTCTTATTGCTGTTTATTTTATTTATGGGTTCTACTTTATTAGGAATGATCTTCTTCGGAACAGGCGGCGACACTGCCGCGAATGTTCATTTAATCTACAAGGATGGACACGTCTTTGAGCAAAATATGATGGGATACTTGGCAAAAACGTATCTCTCAGAATCGGTTGCGGCTTTAATGATCGCAACAATGGCATTTATGCTTTCGGCTGTTTTTAGAAACAGCTCACTTGCAGTAGGCTTTTCCATCTTTTTATTGGTTACGGGTATGACAGCCACTGCATTTATCGCAGCGAAATTTGACTGGGCAAAGTATATTTTATTTGCCAATGTTAATTTGATGCAATATGTTGAGGGGACACCATTAGTAGAAGGGATGACCATGACATTCTCCATTGTCATGCTGGTGGTTTACTTTATCATCTTCCTGCTGCTTGCTTTCGGGATCTTCATGAAACGGGATATTGCGAACTAA
- a CDS encoding spore coat protein, with translation MDQLNQQQSQMNKGIPGKPHKNHGGHEMFDMHEVLSGTLTVLDQFMMLRQFCKDQELLNILDRQHQFITSQYNLTAECFKTGSEPSQKTATYMMKEDNQTVYGMQPSQPKKPVQSMNDIDDSIISRQMLCAVKAQASMLTMASLEMTNPAVRRVLSAQIQQYVEMAFEIFLYQNKHGYYQVPQLDAQDMEQLRNSFAPAQGQMPPTQGGMGQQGLH, from the coding sequence TTGGATCAGTTAAATCAGCAGCAATCCCAAATGAACAAAGGCATCCCTGGCAAACCGCATAAAAACCACGGCGGACATGAAATGTTTGATATGCACGAGGTGCTTTCCGGAACACTTACTGTGCTTGATCAGTTTATGATGCTGAGACAATTTTGTAAGGATCAGGAATTATTAAACATCCTTGATCGTCAACATCAATTTATTACGTCTCAATATAACTTAACTGCAGAATGCTTCAAAACAGGAAGCGAACCTTCACAAAAAACAGCAACTTACATGATGAAGGAAGACAACCAGACTGTTTACGGCATGCAGCCGTCACAACCTAAAAAACCGGTTCAATCCATGAATGATATTGATGACAGTATTATTAGCCGACAAATGCTTTGCGCTGTTAAAGCACAGGCTTCTATGCTGACAATGGCTTCACTGGAAATGACAAACCCAGCCGTAAGACGCGTACTGTCCGCGCAAATTCAACAGTATGTTGAAATGGCTTTTGAAATTTTCCTATACCAAAACAAGCACGGCTATTACCAAGTTCCTCAGCTAGATGCACAGGATATGGAACAATTGAGAAATTCATTTGCTCCGGCACAAGGTCAAATGCCGCCAACTCAAGGCGGTATGGGCCAGCAAGGACTTCATTAA
- the tcyP gene encoding L-cystine transporter TcyP produces METLLVVLHVFILFLLILGLFVMQKKHVSFSKRVFTALGLGIVFGFALQLIYGPTSNIVIQTADWFNIAGGGYVKLLQMVVMPLVFISILGAFTKLKLTKNLGKISGLIIGILIATTAVAAAVGIASALSFDLQAIQVDQGNTELSRGQELQQKSEDMTAKTLPQQIVELLPGNPFLDFTGARPTSTIAVVIFAAFLGMAFLGVKNKQPEQAETFKKMVDAVYAIVMRVVTLILRLTPYGVLAIMTKTIATSDIDSILKLGMFVVASYAALITMFIIHLLLLTLSGLNPIIYLKKALPVLVFAFTSRSSAGALPLNIKTQRSMGVPEGIANFAGSFGLSIGQNGCAGIYPAMLAMMIAPTVGQNPFDPVFIITVIAVVAISSFGVAGVGGGATFAALLVLSSLNMPVALAGLLISIEPLIDMGRTALNVSGSMTSGLITSKVTKEMDSGVFNDQSRVIEAEEA; encoded by the coding sequence TTGGAGACTTTACTGGTTGTATTACATGTATTTATTTTATTTTTACTTATATTAGGGCTTTTTGTTATGCAGAAAAAACATGTTTCCTTCTCTAAACGTGTATTTACTGCGCTGGGGCTGGGGATTGTATTTGGATTTGCGCTTCAGCTGATTTACGGCCCGACTTCAAATATAGTCATTCAAACAGCCGACTGGTTCAATATTGCCGGGGGCGGATATGTCAAATTGCTGCAAATGGTTGTCATGCCGCTCGTCTTTATTTCGATTCTCGGCGCATTTACTAAGCTGAAACTGACAAAAAACCTCGGGAAAATCAGCGGATTGATTATTGGGATTTTAATTGCGACAACAGCTGTAGCGGCGGCTGTGGGTATCGCATCCGCGCTTTCTTTTGACCTGCAGGCGATTCAGGTTGACCAAGGGAATACAGAGCTTTCGCGGGGTCAGGAGCTTCAGCAGAAATCAGAAGATATGACAGCGAAAACGCTGCCGCAGCAAATTGTTGAACTGCTGCCTGGAAACCCGTTTTTAGATTTTACGGGAGCTAGACCGACTTCAACGATCGCAGTCGTTATTTTCGCCGCTTTCCTTGGAATGGCTTTCCTCGGCGTGAAGAATAAACAGCCGGAACAGGCAGAAACCTTTAAAAAAATGGTTGATGCCGTTTATGCCATTGTCATGCGTGTCGTCACCCTCATTTTGAGACTGACGCCTTATGGGGTGCTGGCCATTATGACAAAAACGATTGCCACGAGTGATATTGACAGTATTCTAAAATTAGGAATGTTTGTGGTTGCTTCATATGCAGCGTTAATCACAATGTTTATCATTCATTTGCTGCTCCTGACACTCAGCGGCTTGAATCCGATTATTTATTTGAAAAAGGCGCTGCCTGTACTTGTATTTGCGTTTACGTCACGGTCAAGCGCAGGTGCTTTGCCGCTGAATATTAAAACACAAAGAAGCATGGGTGTGCCGGAAGGAATCGCAAACTTTGCCGGTTCGTTCGGTCTTTCGATCGGCCAAAATGGATGTGCCGGCATTTATCCCGCGATGCTGGCGATGATGATTGCCCCGACTGTCGGCCAAAATCCGTTTGACCCGGTATTCATCATCACAGTTATCGCAGTCGTTGCCATCAGCTCATTCGGTGTTGCCGGAGTTGGCGGCGGAGCGACATTTGCGGCGCTTCTTGTTTTATCATCATTAAACATGCCTGTGGCGCTCGCCGGTTTATTAATCTCAATCGAACCGCTAATTGACATGGGGCGTACTGCTCTGAATGTCAGCGGAAGTATGACATCTGGTCTCATAACGAGTAAGGTCACGAAGGAAATGGATTCAGGGGTATTCAATGATCAATCCAGAGTGATCGAAGCTGAAGAAGCGTAA
- the cspB gene encoding cold shock-like protein CspB codes for MLEGKVKWFNSEKGFGFIEVEGQDDVFVHFSAIQGEGFKTLEEGQAVSFEIVEGNRGPQAANVTKEA; via the coding sequence ATGTTAGAAGGTAAAGTAAAATGGTTCAACTCTGAAAAAGGTTTCGGATTCATCGAAGTAGAAGGTCAAGACGATGTATTCGTTCATTTCTCTGCTATTCAAGGCGAAGGCTTCAAAACTTTAGAAGAAGGCCAAGCTGTTTCTTTTGAAATCGTTGAAGGAAACCGCGGACCACAAGCTGCTAACGTTACTAAAGAAGCGTAA
- a CDS encoding YhcN/YlaJ family sporulation lipoprotein, which produces MLGKKQVLASMLLIPLLMTGCGMANQGEGRRDNLEPENVNYRNPVNDNGTRNINDANDNRDNVDNNVTDNVNNNDNGNKNDNDNRKLEVADDAADKITEMKEVKHANVIVAGNQAYVAVVLTNGNKEVGKDLKKKISDKVRDTDKNMDNVYVSANPDFVDRMQGYGERIQNGDPIAGFFDEFSETVQRVFPQAE; this is translated from the coding sequence ATGCTTGGAAAAAAACAAGTCCTTGCGTCCATGCTTCTTATCCCTTTGCTTATGACTGGCTGCGGAATGGCCAATCAGGGTGAGGGCAGACGTGATAATTTAGAACCAGAAAATGTTAACTACCGCAATCCGGTGAACGATAATGGCACAAGAAATATTAACGATGCCAATGATAATCGTGACAATGTCGATAATAATGTAACTGACAATGTCAACAATAATGATAACGGCAACAAAAACGATAATGATAACCGTAAATTAGAAGTTGCTGACGACGCTGCCGATAAAATCACAGAGATGAAAGAAGTAAAACATGCAAATGTGATTGTTGCAGGAAATCAAGCGTATGTTGCGGTTGTATTAACAAATGGAAATAAAGAAGTTGGAAAAGATCTCAAAAAGAAAATTTCTGATAAAGTGAGAGACACTGATAAAAACATGGATAATGTTTATGTGTCTGCGAATCCTGATTTTGTGGACCGCATGCAGGGATATGGCGAGCGGATACAAAATGGCGATCCGATTGCAGGATTCTTCGATGAATTCAGTGAAACAGTGCAGCGTGTATTCCCGCAAGCTGAATAA
- a CDS encoding transglutaminase-like domain-containing protein, whose amino-acid sequence MRKKPIVVDYLYKNSLDQTIELWLPIPEGLDPSTLKPSQLHRLPTGENLGYFILHKNDTLHLRYTQEWYPAKGETIPLSKEEEAYYLRDTVLSPVNEETLDLARNITSGLNSKRDQAKAIFRYIVTNFKYKYPPKSRGVKSFLRFKNGDCAEFSFLFSSLCRSLGIPTRTLFGSWSFGKMNGHAWNEIYLEDEGWIAVDVSMANLRKHNILRFLYSDLRTMWWEKYFGKTEGQRVVFSRDSEIRLMPAYGASQNRSIAIEPLQINDSAFYWGQESLEGTAPYLQPAYVKLDTQNLLPGTCLDVKNLLGFWKVKETGWRGFLAQSKKYLAIIGLTTMGITYIYGNGYLEFVFKFSFVALFTCFVLRRERVFLFSVFLVIMTLSLLSTISELL is encoded by the coding sequence CCTTAGATCAAACAATAGAACTTTGGCTCCCTATTCCTGAAGGATTGGACCCCTCAACATTAAAACCATCCCAACTACATAGATTGCCTACTGGTGAAAATCTAGGTTACTTTATTCTACATAAAAATGACACGTTACATTTACGATATACTCAAGAATGGTATCCTGCGAAAGGGGAGACGATACCTTTAAGTAAGGAAGAGGAAGCATACTATTTAAGAGATACGGTTCTTTCACCTGTTAATGAAGAAACTTTAGATCTTGCACGGAATATTACAAGTGGGTTAAACAGTAAAAGAGATCAAGCAAAAGCGATTTTTCGATATATTGTTACCAATTTTAAGTATAAGTATCCTCCTAAGAGCAGAGGGGTAAAATCCTTCCTTCGATTTAAAAATGGCGATTGCGCTGAGTTTTCCTTTTTATTTTCATCATTGTGCAGGTCCCTAGGAATCCCTACAAGAACTTTATTTGGAAGTTGGTCATTTGGAAAAATGAATGGTCATGCTTGGAATGAAATATACTTAGAGGATGAGGGGTGGATTGCTGTTGATGTAAGTATGGCTAATCTGCGAAAACATAATATACTAAGGTTTTTATATAGCGATTTACGGACTATGTGGTGGGAAAAATACTTTGGTAAAACAGAAGGACAGCGGGTTGTTTTCTCACGAGATAGCGAAATCAGACTCATGCCAGCATATGGCGCCAGCCAAAATAGATCCATAGCAATTGAACCTCTGCAGATTAATGATAGTGCCTTTTATTGGGGCCAGGAGTCCTTAGAGGGTACTGCTCCTTATCTTCAACCAGCGTATGTGAAGCTAGATACACAAAATCTCCTACCGGGCACATGTCTTGATGTGAAAAACCTTTTGGGTTTTTGGAAAGTAAAGGAAACTGGCTGGCGGGGGTTCTTAGCACAATCAAAGAAATATTTAGCAATTATAGGCCTAACTACAATGGGTATTACTTATATTTATGGTAATGGTTATCTTGAATTTGTATTTAAGTTTAGTTTTGTTGCCTTATTTACGTGTTTTGTTTTAAGGAGAGAGCGAGTATTTTTATTTAGTGTTTTTCTAGTTATTATGACTCTTTCTCTTTTATCTACAATATCTGAATTATTGTGA
- a CDS encoding ABC transporter ATP-binding protein, with the protein MKTVLELKNVTKNIRGRTIIDHLSFAIREGEVFGFLGPNGAGKTTTIRMMVGLMKLSKGDVLICGQSITKEYAKAIKHIGAIVENPELYKFLSGYKNLQQYARMVKGVTKEKIDEVVELVGLTDRIHDKVKTYSLGMRQRLGLAQCLLHDPKVLILDEPTNGLDPAGIREIRDHLKKLTRERGMAVIVSSHLLSEMELMCDRIAILQKGKLIDIQNVRDEITDENDTYFFQVDQPKEAVSILKEYDVVSKTNGIEVKLAKDEVPAAIELLVMQQIRIYEVKVMTKSLEDRFLEMTGEAKEEVQHA; encoded by the coding sequence ATGAAGACAGTATTGGAATTGAAAAATGTAACAAAAAACATCAGAGGCCGGACGATTATTGATCATCTGAGTTTTGCGATTCGCGAAGGCGAAGTATTCGGTTTTTTGGGGCCGAACGGAGCAGGGAAAACGACAACCATCAGAATGATGGTGGGGTTAATGAAATTGTCAAAAGGTGATGTGCTTATTTGCGGCCAATCAATTACGAAAGAGTATGCCAAGGCAATTAAGCATATTGGAGCTATTGTAGAGAATCCAGAGCTGTATAAATTCTTGAGCGGATATAAAAATCTGCAGCAATACGCAAGGATGGTCAAGGGTGTTACGAAGGAAAAAATTGATGAAGTCGTTGAGCTGGTCGGTTTAACAGACAGAATTCACGACAAGGTGAAAACGTACTCCCTTGGGATGAGACAGCGTCTTGGCTTGGCACAGTGTCTTCTGCATGATCCAAAAGTGCTGATCTTGGATGAACCGACAAACGGCCTTGATCCGGCGGGAATCAGAGAAATCAGAGATCATTTAAAGAAGCTGACGCGTGAAAGAGGAATGGCTGTCATCGTTTCAAGCCATCTGCTGTCAGAAATGGAACTGATGTGTGACCGAATTGCCATTCTGCAAAAAGGAAAGCTGATTGATATTCAAAATGTAAGAGATGAAATCACAGATGAGAACGATACATATTTCTTTCAGGTTGATCAGCCGAAAGAAGCCGTTTCTATTCTAAAGGAGTACGATGTGGTGAGCAAGACAAACGGTATAGAAGTCAAACTTGCTAAAGACGAAGTCCCTGCGGCCATTGAATTGCTGGTGATGCAGCAAATCCGCATTTATGAAGTCAAAGTAATGACAAAATCATTAGAGGACCGTTTCTTAGAAATGACTGGTGAAGCAAAAGAGGAGGTTCAACATGCTTAA
- a CDS encoding ABC transporter ATP-binding protein: MEITLEHVSKKYGRHTAVNDVSITLSSGRIYGLIGPNGSGKSTTLKMMAGLLFPTSGFVRVNEKPVARDMVRHAAYLTELDMFYPHFTVMDMVNFYQTQFPDFQTEQAYKLLNEMQLDPNKKIKKLSKGNRGRLKIVLALARRASVILLDEPFSGLDPMVRDSIVNSLVSYIDFEQQIVVIATHEIDEIETLLDEVIILANGEKVEQRVVEEIREREGMSVLQWFKSKMEVC; encoded by the coding sequence ATGGAAATCACTTTAGAACATGTATCAAAAAAATACGGCCGCCACACTGCCGTCAATGATGTGTCGATCACCTTATCATCCGGACGGATTTACGGCCTGATCGGACCGAACGGCAGCGGCAAATCAACGACCTTAAAAATGATGGCCGGCCTGCTCTTCCCGACTTCAGGATTCGTGAGAGTGAATGAAAAGCCGGTTGCGAGGGATATGGTGCGTCATGCGGCTTATCTTACAGAGCTTGATATGTTTTATCCGCATTTCACTGTAATGGATATGGTGAATTTTTATCAGACGCAATTTCCTGATTTTCAAACAGAACAAGCTTATAAGCTGTTGAATGAGATGCAGCTTGACCCGAACAAAAAGATCAAAAAGCTATCAAAAGGAAATCGGGGAAGACTGAAAATCGTCCTAGCTTTGGCTAGGCGGGCGTCCGTCATCTTGCTTGATGAACCCTTTTCAGGGCTTGATCCGATGGTCAGGGACTCCATCGTAAACAGCCTGGTGTCGTACATCGATTTTGAGCAACAGATTGTCGTGATCGCGACGCATGAGATTGATGAAATTGAAACGTTGCTGGACGAAGTCATCATACTCGCAAATGGAGAAAAAGTTGAGCAGCGTGTTGTAGAAGAGATTCGTGAGCGGGAAGGCATGTCCGTGTTGCAATGGTTTAAATCAAAAATGGAAGTTTGCTAG